DNA from Brassica napus cultivar Da-Ae chromosome C4, Da-Ae, whole genome shotgun sequence:
TGCACTCTTTCGTATCATGGGAATCCCTTTTGTGGTAGAGGCACCATTTCTTTGGCTCCTCAGAGTTTGAACTCGCTGGTTCGGACGACTTTGTTTGCTTCGAGGCGGAGTCTCGATCCCAGTGGTTCCAGGCTTTCTCTCGAGTGACGGCTGCTGTCTTTGGCGATTCCTCGTCGTCGACCGAGCTAACGTAGCCTCGCTTCTGAGTGGTGTTTCCACCGGAGGAGTGCTGGCGGGGCTCAGGGCGGGTGTCGTTTGTTCGGGCGGGTCGCTGTTTCGCTGCTGCTTCTTTTGCAAACTTTGCTCttgtgtcttcttccatgcggaTGAAGTTGTTTGAGCGAGCGATGGCGTCAGACACAGATTTCGTCGGGTATCGGTAGAGATCCTGACGGAATGTGGAGTCAACGTGCAAGGTATTCATCAGAGACTCGACAGCGATAGGATCAGGAATATCAACTTTCGAGACGATAGCCTTGAACTTTTCCATGAAGTCGCGGAGGCTTTGGCCGCTGGTATGAGTGAGGTTCCACAGGTCGGACACGGTCGTTTCttggttggtgaacatgatataatTCTTCAGGAAGGCCGTCGAGAGGTCGTGGAAACAATCGACGGAGTTTTCTCTGAGGCCTGTGAACCAAGTAAGGGCCGGTCCCTCTAGGGTTTCGACAAAGAGTTGGCAAAAGCCGGCGTCTTTGTCTTCGTCGGTCAGATTTGCGCGTCGCATCGCTATGTTGAAGGACGTAACATGAGTAGAAGGGTCGGAGAGACCCTTGAAGGTTGGAAGACGAAGTTTCTCCATCTTCTGGAGCCGTACGCCGGTGACCCTTTGCGTGAAGGGTGTGCGAAGAGATTCCGCGAGTACGTGCTCGATTTGGGGCGCCGAGGTCGTCACCTGGTGGATCTTTGAGTTGATGTCGAGGACCGACTGTTTCAACGCGGCTAGCTCGCTTGCGGTGTCTGCGTTGATGTCGTTACCGGCGCTCTGGTTGCTGTTACCGATGCTCTGGTAATTGTTATCCCGCGCAGGTGCTATGTTGGTGGTTCGTTCAGTGGCGAACAGGTGTCGACGGTACTGCGCCGTTGAAGCTTCGGCGTTTGCAGCGATAGGGGCGAGTATTTTTGCTATCGCTGTGATTTGGTCGACCGCCGCCTTCTGCGCCGCTTCTTGCAGGGCGAGGCGTGCCAGGATGGTTTCCATGGACGCAGGAGGGGGTAGCGGAGTTACTGGTGTAGGCGTAGGTGTTACCTCGGGAGCCGGCATCACCTCGAGGGCTTCGCGCTCCTCGCCAGACGAAGAACTGTCGTTGCTGACAACCATAGTACTAACGTTACTTTGCTAAAaaggccccacggtgggcgccaactgtttgatcggaaaacggtaataaaaggatgtgggtttaacaaagacgttttattatgGTCGGAGGAGACGTTCAATCGGTTACAAGAGATGTAAAGAGAATGCGACAGAAGAGAAGCCGGCAACTCGAagagctaccggaaaagtacaaataacggcaagatgaagcaaaggtgaaaaccctaatctagccgccaagtgttagtcagaTGATTTCGGATCCCCTTCTCGTTTCTGTTCCTTCCCCTTATATAGTCCTCTGATGTGTCGTTCTTGACCTAGCTTAAGTCGTCTTCGTGGGCCTTCCTTATTGGGCCGAGAGGCCCGCATCCATCCGAGCGGTCGCTGAGCCGGATGCCTCTTGGTCGGCGTCGCTCGACTCGAGATACTGTAGAGACAAGCCGAGTAACCAACCGAATTAAGCCGATTATTCGAGCCATCGCTTTCCTTGGTCTGGGCCAGGCCTTCTATTCTTTGGGCCTTGCGGGATGAttaaatccatcctctacaatTTTTGGGACATGTTTTAATGGACCTCTATTGGCTGCTAAAAGGGTTGCTGGGGAGGTTGGTTCAACGTTCACGGTACTTGATTCTCCTTTTCTTATGGATGGTCTGACTAAATCTCCTTTAGGCTCCACAAGGTTTCAGATAAGTAATGATCAACGGTCACTGATGCAGCGACTCTTATCTTCACATATTATTCACCTCAGTAATGAGATGGAATCTGAGGTTCCACCGTTTGCTCTCTCCGTTTATAACTTACTCGTTGAGCTTCACAACATATTTAACGATCTCCCCGCTATGAGGAAAGCTCTAGACACTGCCACAAAGATGTTGTCTGATGTGAGTAACGGCGAAGCCGTTGATGCAGAGGCTCTCTCTGAAGTTTACCTCTTCAGGCTTGCGGTTGAAGGTCTTAGAATTGCTTTGAACAAAGGTGGTCGGCTAAACAGCATCAGGAACCTAGGAACCGAAGTTCAGTTTTCGAAGCTATCTTCTGATGACAAAGCTTATGCTCTTATGGCAGATGATCTTCGTAGTCAGGCTAAGAAGTTTAAGAGTATAGTAGCGGTAGTGGACTCAGGTAACCTCGCTGGCCTTAGGAGGCACTGGAGAACTCGAGTTCCTCAAGAAGTTCTAGCTATGTCGACCGAGCATACGGTGCAGGACTCTGATTCAAAGCTAAAACCGGTGGTGGCGGTTGGTGGAGCAGGTGGTGCTTTAACACTATCCAAGTCCTCCAGGTTCTTGAGCCGTTTCTTGACACACAAGGCATCGGCATTTACCAAAATGGTGTATCCCTCAGCATTATCCGCCGAGAGAATCAGAGGAGTAACACAGTATATTTTAACTTCTGCTGAAGGAACTAGCTTAGATGCCATGGGAGCTGGATTCTACGCGATGATGATGCGGAAGAGGAGAGTAGCGAAACCTATGGGTGCCTTACCGATGGTCGTGGTTGGAGCCGGTCTTGCAAGCTTTTCCGGGTTGATCTACTGTGAAGAGAGGATTGAATGTGCAGCTGTGACTCTTCCTTCAGCTCCTTCGATCGCAAAACTTGGTCGAGGGGTTCAGAACTTGCGTGAGGCGTCTATGGAAGTGACTAGGAGAGGAAACAACGGGGTGCATAACGCAATGCAGGGTCTTAGTCAGAGCGTGAGGAACTTGActcttaattatttaaatttcacaccaaatttggtTCGTTATATTTGCAAACGTTGTATCTAATTTTTccattaaaacaaaatcaattagCATTAACAATGAGAAGGGGGTACTTTTCAATTACagtatgtcttttttttttgtatccagTAATCTGAGTTATCATATTCttaaaattcaataattttgagattaagcaaaaataaaaacatacttGAATTTTAAGAATATGATACACTCAGATTAttggatacaaaaaaaaaacatactttgacgcttaattatttaaatttcaaactaAATTTGGTTCGTTATATTTGTAAGCGTTGTATCTAATTTTTCCATTAAAACAATTacagtatgttttttttttttgtatccaaTAATCTGAGTGTATCATATTCttaaaattcaataattttgagcttaaacaaaaataaacatttttttattataaaagcaAAACTGTTAAAGCCAAAAACTACAATACAGAttcttttgttcttttaaaaaggaaaatgttTGGTATTTCCTTATTTTAGTTTTGCAGAAATATGGTAACTCGTAagatctctatatatatagcGTAATCCATTTACGCAAGGAATCATTACGAAGTATTTTTACTAGATAATATTTACATAGTCTGCGAAATCTATTGCCATATTCGTACGAACTCGATAATGGTGGCATTTCCTTTTACAATATCCAGCAGTGACCTGAAGCAATCAAAGAAGCTTGTTCAGAGACTTGACGTGCCTGAGAGTACAAAGAACTTTGTGTTTGCAATCAAAGTCCCCGAGCATGATTCCACCATCTACTTACTCTCTGTCCACAACTTATCTCAGAGATCTGCTACTGACGCCGAGTGTCTCATACGTGAACTCCGTCCTGATGCTGTTGTGACTCAGGTGAACGCTTCAGCTTTTGGAGAAGCTGAGGAGGAGATTGTGTTAGTAGACGGCTCTACCGGTTCGATCCCAACATCAGTTTTTAAAGTTCTTACACGCTGTGTTGTAGACGAAAGTCTTAGCAAAGCAAAGTACCAACGTATTGCGGGGAACTTGGTTATGGAGGAGATTTTTGGGACAGGTTTTAATAAGCATCTGTTGGCTGTCGAGAAGGTGGCTGGGGAGGTTGGTTCAACGTTTGTGGCACTTGATTCTCCTTTTGTCATGGAAGGTCTAACTAAATCTCTCACAACACAAGCTTACCATGGCTCTGCTTTGATCAATGTTGATCAACAAGCACTGATGCATAGACTTGTATCTTCTTCGCATTATatcactaaaaaatcaagacGTGTTAATGTTCCAAAATTTGCTCTTTCCACTTATTACTTACTTGTTCAGATTCATAACACATTATTTGATGACCTCCCAGCTATTAGGAAGGCTCTACGGAGTGCCAAAAAGATTCTTTCTGATGTAGATAAAGGGGAATCCATTGATACAAAGGCTCTTACCGAAGCTTACCTATTCCGGTCTGCAGTTGAGAGTCTTAGAATTGCTTCGAACGATGCCGGTCGGATACCTATCGAGAACCTAGGAACCGAAGTTCAGTTCTCAAAGCTCTCCTTTACGGACAAATCTTATGCACTTATGGCAGTTGAGCTTCGTAGCCAGGCTAAAAAGTTTAAGAAGATAGTAGCGGTAGTAGATGCAGGTAACCTCGCAGGTCTTAGGAGGCAGTGGAGAACTTGTGTTCCTCAACAAGTCAAAGATATGTCCACTGAGCATACGGGTTTTGATAGTAATGATTCAGGTGCTGGTTCAGGTGCTTTAACACTATCCAAGGCCATTCTTGCTTCTCCTGTCTTCAAGATTTCAACTATTAAAACCCCGGTGAACCCTTTCTTGACTGGCAAGGCAATGCCATTTGCATTTACCAAAGTGGCGTACCCCTCAACAGTAATGAGCCTAATGGCCCCGTGTTTTGCTAGTTCCGGAGCGCAACCAATGTCTTGGGAGAAACCATCTTTATCCGCCAGACATATCAGCGCATTAACAAAGTTTGGTTTGTCTTCTGCTCGACGTACTAGCTTCTCTGCCATGAGAGCTTCATTCTATACGATGATGATGCGGAAAAGACTAGTGAAACCTATCGGTGCCTTACCAAGGGTGGTCTTTGGAGCCAGTCTTGTAATTTATGCGGGATTGCACCTCTTTGGAGACGGGATTGAATGTGCAGCTCTGACTCTTCCTTCAGCTTCTTCGATTGCAAAACTTGGTCGAGGGATTCAAAACTTACGTGAGGCGTCTCTGGAAGTGACAAGGAGAGGAAACAACAGGGTACAGAACACAAGGGATGGTCTTACTCAAAGGCTGAGGAACTTGACGCTTACTATAAATTTCAAAACCAAATTTGGTTCGTAATCTATGTATAAACGTTGTGTCTAATATTtccattaatacaaatattaattggCATTAACAACAAAGAAAGAGGTATCTTTACAACCTCATTAGCTGTTCTCCCTTTAAGTCTTATCCTAAATAAAATCCCATGTTTATTAGTCGTGAATATCTGAATAGTAGGAATCACACTGACTAAAATCATAGAAATTACAAGTAGAATAATCACCAGAAATTTTTTTGGTACAAATTGCGACATCTATTTATATTTACTCAGTTATACTATGAATTATTTGCCTTATAtagatttaattttttgtcagttTAGTTAATGTTATAgtaaagaaaattataattttgttctttcttaacttacataattgttaaaaatcgtttttcaaaaaaaaattgaaactgtgGTATAAAATCACTAACATATCTTAATCAAACAAACGAACTAAGAAAACTTAGaaataatgctctatataatggataacattttcattattataatatttgattGTAGTGGTTATTAATACAGACTTTGTTTTAGTCTAATTTCCAAAAGGGAAtcaaccaaataaaattcagaCTACTCGTACATGAATTCTCAAAACCGGCCAATAAAGAAAACCAACATAATCAAGTGTAACCAGGCCGAATATTTGAATTTAGGTGATTTTTCTAGagtttcaaaagaaaattaaattagattACTTAAAGAAACACATTAAGGAGACCAGCAATGGATATTTAGGTTTAAGGTTCCGGTTGGATCAGATTATTTAGATTGAAGTACTTATGACCTATTTAGAAACAAGATATTTTTTGATCCGAGTTAAATcctgaaaaatctaaaattattaaagtaaTAGTTTAACTATATCATATTTTAACTCACAAGAACAATGGATTGATGAGATCTCTTCGATGAAATATCATATTTTGATTGTGCTTCATTTGACATGTGTTCTTTCAAAAGATCGtggtgaaatatttttttcacaatTATAATAAAGACACAACAAAGTCGCTGaatccaaaaaatgttttaagaatATTATGTTAAATGCATAATCAAGGAAGACAATACCATTGAAGCACTGAATGCAGATATAATGACCTAGATTTCTTCACAATTGTAAGGTATTGCATATAGTCTTGAAAATGATGCACATAACAAACTTTCTATAACTACCCAAAGTATTGTTTGCTATGTGCTTGGATTGTACACCGATTCAATATATTCTGAAGGTTAAAGCCTAGTTACATTCCTAAATATCTTTAGAACAAGCTTCCAATCATTTCGAGAGGAGATGGAACCTACAAATTCAAATTATTATTGATTAGTTGGACAAAATCAATTAAATGCAATAAAATGATCTTCACTCACTATTGGCTGCTTAGCTTCATCCTCTACCACATGGTCCTCTTATTCTTCTAAAAGGTCCATGATTCCACACACATAAAAACAAGATCATTATTCAATTGAGACTTAATATCAACAAGCCAAAACTATCTTTGGTTTCACATTCATCAAATAAATTGAAGAACAAAATCTCACCACAGCAAAATAATCTATTATCCATGATTCTACGTACGCATACAAATGCGCTTTGGTTTGTTTTAAACCCTTCAAACAAACAATGAAATCGCACACGTGACTCCACACGCTTGCCCATTGAGAGAGGACTTCTGACCTTCTGAATGCACCAGAATACTCAAGATTTAATCTTTCGGCCTAGGATTGTGTCCAAACGCTTGGATTCTCTGTGGGAAGCTCTCACTTTCCTTCACCTATGAATGACCTGGATCTTTCTTACTGTCATATCATGCAGTAAACATTGTTAAAGTGTGCTACATCCCAAAGATCgttttggtttgttttaaaTCCTTCCAACAAACAATGAAATCGCACACGTGACTCCACTCCCTTGCCCATTGAGAAAGGACTTCTGACCTTCTGAATGCACTAGAGTTTCTCATTTATTGAGTTGAGAGTTGATTCCCGGCTTGGGGATTAATTActttttttggtgaaaaattaattatttcttgTTAAACGaaaataacttcttttttttaatcagttGATCAATTTTGTTGACGAACTTTTAAGCAATCATTTAAAACTATAATGGTTCTGCAAATGCTTATTTTCATGCTTTCAtagagaaaattttgaaaattattctaattttttccATTATACATGAAATTTTTATCTGTACTACTTTTATttagtataataaaatatattattaagatAATCTTAGAAATGATTTTGgaatgtattatataaaaattaatttctacataaactatatataagatTATTATATGTCTAGTAATGTACAGATTAATTGAACAGTATTATTGTTACGTTAAATGTATCATCATTTGCATGCATGCAATACATATAATCGTAGCGACTTTCAGTCAAAACCAGGCCCGGCTCGCAATACATATAATCATACATACAATACTTGGGGGCCCTGTACAAATTATAACTTCATAAGAACAGTTCGAACAGATTTTACAGAGAGGGTCCTAAATTTTAGATAAATGACTTAATTCTAACAAAATAATTGGTAAAAGAAAAATTTGGACCTCGTGCAATTGCACTGCGCATGCTGGCACATGCCAACAAAAATTTTACACTTTTCTTacttttttgtttctaattCGGCTCTTGTTAGTCAGAATCCTTTCTGAAGATTGAGACTAGAAAGCATTAACCGAGTTATATTGGccaaatgaaaataattaagCTCACTAGCGGATGTAGGATTGAATTTAACTGGGGGCACAGTAAACTTTTTCACTATGTTTTACCTTATAGGATAAAAAGCAGTTATATAGATTTCATACTACTcatcaaagaaaaataaaaagtagaTGCCTCCGCCCCTGCTCACTAGAAAAAGACAGGTAAGAGTAAGCACATCGAGCTTAGAATGTCATCTCACAAGTGAAAGTCATTGCATCCATAAAATGAAACAGGTATTCTTagaaaaacagaaagaaaataagttacgataattatgaaaatatcacatagatttttgtttcgAGCTAATATATGTAAACAAGTATAAACAAAACCTGAAGCATCGTATTTGTTTACGAGTTCACAAGCAAGGGGGCAAAGGAATCCACTAACATCAATTTTAATTCCTAAAACGCGTAGAGACTAAACAAGGCACTGCTAGAGAATGAAGGCAGATATAACCAACTATAattagagaaaagaaaaaaaaaaactgtaattaGAGTGGTAAACGCAATATCTGGGATCCCAAACCTGCTCCATTTAAAAATATTGGAGCCTTGCTCCGGAAACAATCTGCATTTAGATGTTTTGACTAACTCTTGACCAGGGGCGGACCCAAGAGCATTTCTTATTCCTTATACACTATATTCAATGGTCTAATTAGGAGCATTCCTTATGTTTTATACTAATtactatagaaaatataaaaaaagagaTGGGGCACGTGACCCCATACCCTTGGCTTTTCGTCCGCCTCTGACTCTGGCAGCAGTGGGACCAAATCCTCTTGTGTGTGAAGATTCAAGGCTAGTATTTGGTAATCCTGATGAACTGTTAACCAGCAGATTGACCCATTCACACACACTGACTTCCTATCCACCTCGACCGGGTAAGGAGGTGGACTTAGTGTTCGCCATTCACCAGTTGCGACGTCAAGAAGCTCACATTCGtcgtcctcttcttcttccacgtGATAAAAACACATCATCACCACTTTATACAACCCCATAACTTTGTCTC
Protein-coding regions in this window:
- the LOC106421087 gene encoding uncharacterized protein LOC106421087, which codes for MESEVPPFALSVYNLLVELHNIFNDLPAMRKALDTATKMLSDVSNGEAVDAEALSEVYLFRLAVEGLRIALNKGGRLNSIRNLGTEVQFSKLSSDDKAYALMADDLRSQAKKFKSIVAVVDSGNLAGLRRHWRTRVPQEVLAMSTEHTVQDSDSKLKPVVAVGGAGGALTLSKSSRFLSRFLTHKASAFTKMVYPSALSAERIRGVTQYILTSAEGTSLDAMGAGFYAMMMRKRRVAKPMGALPMVVVGAGLASFSGLIYCEERIECAAVTLPSAPSIAKLGRGVQNLREASMEVTRRGNNGVHNAMQGLSQSVRNLTLNYLNFTPNLVRYICKRCI
- the LOC106392512 gene encoding uncharacterized protein LOC106392512; its protein translation is MVAFPFTISSSDLKQSKKLVQRLDVPESTKNFVFAIKVPEHDSTIYLLSVHNLSQRSATDAECLIRELRPDAVVTQVNASAFGEAEEEIVLVDGSTGSIPTSVFKVLTRCVVDESLSKAKYQRIAGNLVMEEIFGTGFNKHLLAVEKVAGEVGSTFVALDSPFVMEGLTKSLTTQAYHGSALINVDQQALMHRLVSSSHYITKKSRRVNVPKFALSTYYLLVQIHNTLFDDLPAIRKALRSAKKILSDVDKGESIDTKALTEAYLFRSAVESLRIASNDAGRIPIENLGTEVQFSKLSFTDKSYALMAVELRSQAKKFKKIVAVVDAGNLAGLRRQWRTCVPQQVKDMSTEHTGFDSNDSGAGSGALTLSKAILASPVFKISTIKTPVNPFLTGKAMPFAFTKVAYPSTVMSLMAPCFASSGAQPMSWEKPSLSARHISALTKFGLSSARRTSFSAMRASFYTMMMRKRLVKPIGALPRVVFGASLVIYAGLHLFGDGIECAALTLPSASSIAKLGRGIQNLREASLEVTRRGNNRVQNTRDGLTQRLRNLTLTINFKTKFGS